GGCGATCCTCGTCGTGCTCGCCGGACCAAAGGAGCCAGCCGCCGCGCCGCTCCAGGTCGCGCTGGGTTCGATCACCCGCCCCGTGGTGATCGTCGGCTTTCACGTCCAATTCACCACCGCTGCTGAAACCGTGGTGCAGGGGGCGCTGCTGCTCGATCCAGCCTCCTCCCTGACACTGGGAGGTCGGCTCACGGTCGGGCACCTCTCCTATTGGGCCGGGAGCACCCGCGTCGCGGCGGTCGATATCAACCCCGGCGCCATGCCCGCCGCCGCCGAGCGGATCGCTCCGCGGGCCGTGTACGTCGCCACAAGCTCGGAGCCGTTATGACCACGCGTCACTCCCGCGGCTTCACCATCGCCGAATTCGTCGTCGCCCTCGTCCTCCTCGGCGTCGTGCTCGGGCCGCTGCTGGTCTTCGTCACGCGTATCCAGGATCTCAATCACGCGATCGGGCGGCAGTCCCGGCTCGAGTCCTGGCGATCCTTTCACGACCAGGCTCTCGCGTCCGGTCTCAACCCGAATCTTGCCCCGGCTCTGGCCGCCACGCTGAACCCCGCGGTCCCGGTCGTTCCCCCGCTGCCCATCACCCAGACCAGCGTGGCGCCAGCGCCGGGGTTTCCGCGGCTCGTTCCCATCCACCTCATGCTCGACCCCTCGGTGGCCGAGCCGCGCGTCGCCGGCGCCGGTTTCCAGATCGGCGCCGGCGCGCCCCTCCCGCCGCGCGACGACCCGACCTCCCCGCTCGTTCCCATCGTGATGCCCACGCCCGTGCTCACCCCGGTCGATGGCACCACGGTGGCCGCCACGTCACTCGCCGCTGCAAACGCCGGCGAGCCGCGTGTGCTCCAAGTCACGGCCACCGCCAGCGCTGAGGCCGAAGTTCACCTCGTGCTCAGCCAGCCCGCCACCGCCACCGAAGGTCCCGGCCAGGCCATGCAGTCCGTGACGGCCGTGCACCTGCTGCAACGCGTCCAGGGTCACGCCTGGTCCGAGTATCCCGGACGCGGCGACGCCGGCGACCGCGCGGTCGGCCTGCCCGATGGGCGCACCCGATGGCTCGTGACGACCGCCGCCGGTCGCCTGCAGGTTTATGAACCCAGTCCGCTGGCGCGATTCGCCTATCGCCTCGGGCTGGGCGCACCCGTCCTGAAACATGGAGGCATCGAGGTCGCGCCCGGGACGGCAGTGCCCTTCGACTTCCCGGCCTACACCGCGGTCCAGCAGGGAACGCACGCGGTGACCATCGACTTCCCCGCCGCCACCAAGGCCGCGTTCGGCGACGCCTGGCCAACCGAGGCGATCGGCTTCCAGTCCACCTTCGGCCCCTTCGCCGGGCCGTTCTCCGGCGATCTGCGCTCCTTCTTCCAACCCGAATGGATCACCGCGTGGAGCGACCTCGTGCGCATCGCCGCCGATCCGGTTGTTCCGGAGGGCGCGGTGGCGGACTCCGCAGCGTGGACGTTCCTGCGCACGCGAACCGCGCTCGGCGTTCCGGTGCTCGCGACCGACGCGGACACCACCGGGTTCTTCGCGCCCGGCAGCGTCGAGTTTCAGGCGCCGGTCGTCGCCGATGGCCGGGCGTTCGGCCGACTCTCGTTCGACCACGGCACGATCCTCAGCACCGGCACCACCCTCGCCATGCCGGTCCTGCCCTGACGCCCGTTCACCATGCCCGCCTTTCCCATCCTCGAGCTGCTCGACCAGGTAACCCGCCCCGCGGGCACGACCGACATCACGCTGAAGTCAACCGGTAGCGTGGCTGTCGGTCGCAACGGGGCCTTGTCCGTAACCCACATTCCCGCGCTCGCGGCCACGTGGGCCGAGAGCGTGCGCGCGATTCTGCCCGCCCGGCCGTCCGATGCCCGCCGCGGCTGCACCACCGTCGTCCGCGATCCGAACGGACGCCGGTACCGAATCACGCTTTCGCCCAACCGCGAAGGCGAGGCGCTCTCCATCCGTCCCCTCCCGCGCGCGATTCTCAGCCCGGAGGAACTGCGTTTGCCGGAAGGCCTGAAGGACTACTTCGTGCAACTGCAGGGCGGCATGTTCCTCGTCGGCGGCGTCACCGGCTCGGGCAAGACCTGGACACTCGCGTCGCTGCTCAAGGCCCGGGCCGCCGCGCTCGGTGGGAAGTTCATCACCATCGAGCGGCCCATCGAATTCGAGCATGAGGACACCGCCACGGCCGTGTTCCATCAGCGGGAGGTTGGGACGCATGCCGTCAGCTATGCCGCCGCCCTCGAGGAGGCGCTGCAGGAGAAGCCCAACGTCCTCATGGTGCAGGAAATCCGCCGTCGCGACGAGGCGGAGACCGCGTTGTCCGCCGCTCTCAGCGGTCACGTGGTCGTCACGTCGCTGCACGCTTACACCGCGCCCTCCACGCCACAGCGGTTCCTTGGGCTCATCAATCCGGCGTTCGAAGACAACGGCGCGCGCGACGCCCTTGCCGGATGCCTCGAGGGCGTCGTCCTCCAGCGGCTCATCCCGGGATGCGAGGGGTTGGTTCCGATTTTCGAGGTCATGTATTTTCGCAATCAGCACGGTGAAAGGCTGACGCAGATGGAGCGCCTGGTGCGGCAGGGCAACTGGCTGGGCCTCCGGCAGGAAATGGAAATCTCCCGGCGGCTCGGGATGATGCAGTGGGAAGACAGCCTCGCCGAGCGCCGGCAGCAGCAACTCATCGCCGTCTGAACCTCGCCGTCCTCATGTTCACCGCCGCGAAACTCTGGCCGTCGCTCGCCGCCACCCCCTTGGGGGAGTTGGTGACCGGCACCGCGCATCAGGCTCACCCGACGGATGTGACCGCGCCACTTGGCGTCCGCTTTGCCGGCCAAAACGTGCTCGCCATCCACATCGCGCTCGAGAAGGCCGCCACCGTTCGGGTGGCGTTCGACCGGCAGGGGCAACCGCGCCTCAGCGGCATCCGCAACATCCGCCAGCGGGCGTCCGCCGACTTCGTCGATGTCCTGCGCGCCGAAGCGGCAGCGGCGCACGCGCATTGGGCCGTCGTGGTGCTGGCCGCGGGCTGGCAGGCGGTCCTGGGACAACGCGCGGCGCGCGCCGATGCGACCGAGCCGCGGTCCAGCTTCGCCCGCCATCGCCTGATGATGGAAACACCAGAGGCCGTGATTCCGCGCGCCCAGCCGGACCGCCTCTACACCGCGGTCGACCATCCGGTGCTCGATCGATCCGTCGTCTTCTCGGTCCGGCGCGCCGACGTCGAGGATCTCTCCACGCAGATCCGAAAAGCCGGGCTGGGCGTGGCCGCGATCCGCATCGGTGTCGCCGCCCAACTTGAGGCCTGGCTCGCACGCGAGGCCGACGGGGGCCTGGCCCGGGACCTCGTTCTCACCGACGGCCTCAGCGCGCTCCTGCTCAACACGGAACACGGCGACTTCGTGCCGCCCCGCGGCGCGGTGGAAGCCGACCAGCCACGCCAGGCCGTCCAGCGTCCCGGAGCCGTCGACGAGGACATCGCCCGCTTCATCAATGCCAACGGCGGTCGCTCGCTGACCTTCATCGGTCCGGAGGAGCTTTGCGCCGCGGTGAAGAAACACGCCCCCGCCGCGGAGCTGGTGCGCCCGCCCGACCATCCCGCCCACGACACCCAGAACGTCACGCTGGCGGCTGCGGTGCAGCACGATCTCAACCCCGAGGCGAGGGAAGTCCGCCCCGCCCTGCCCCGCTCATGGCGCCGGCTGATCCTGGGCTCCGCCGGGCTCGCCGCGGTGCTCGCCGTCGTCGCCATCGTCAACACCGCCTACGCCGTTCGCATCACATACGACTGCTACCGGCTGGAACGCGCCGCCGCCGGCTGGAACGCCGACACCGATGGCGACCGCGCCCTCCTCGCACGCGCGGCCGCGGATCTCGCCGACGCGACCGCGCTGCGGACCTGGGTGGCGTCCAGTTTTCACGCCCAGCGATTTGCGTATCGGCTGCTGCGTGACATCCCCGGGAGCGCCGCCCTGGACAAACTCCAGCTCGAGCTGCGCGACGGCCAACTGGCCCTCACCTTTGTCGTCCTCGGCGACCAGGACGCGCAGCTCGCGGCGCACCGCGCCGTGGAACAGGCGATCAAGGAACTGCGGTTCAAGATCGGCAGCGAAGAGTTGCCCGTCGGCATGGCCGGCTCGGCGCGTGCCATCCAGTACCGGCTCCACCTCATCGTGCCGGATGCCGCGGAGGTGGCCGCGTCATGACCCGCTACTACCGCCGCACGTTCGCCGGGATCGGGCTCGTGTTTGCCGCGCTCGCCGGCGCCGCCTTTCTGACGAACGCGATGGCGGCCGACGTCCGCGCCCGCCACCTCCGCCTGCGCGCCCAGCACGAGGCGGGTGCGGTCACCCGCGCCACCCAGCGCAGCCAGGTTGAACGCGTCGAAGCCTCCATTAGTCCGCTGCGGGCATTTGCGACTCGCTGGCACGACTCCGCGCGGCTGCCGGAAAAGGAGGCCGCGGAAAAGGTCCGCTCCGAGATCGAAATGATCGCGCAGCGGCAGCTCGGCCTGGTGACCGACAACGCGATCACCCCGCAGCCGGAGCGCTACCTCTTCCAGGGCCAGCCGTGGCGCGTGCAACGCGTGACCCTTCGCGCCAGCGGCAAGGACCTCGCGGCGCTCCTCACCTGGCTCGGAAAAGTCGAAGAGCGGTATCCCGCCGCGCTCGTCGAGCTGTGCGAGTTTTCCTCCAACATCGGGGGCAACACCGGTTTGACCCTCCGGCTCATCCAGCCCGTCGCCAGCCACGAGAGCCGCCGCACGCCCCCCGCCCCGGCATGGGCCGACGTCGGCGGGATGTCCGAGCTCATGCAGTCGGTGCCGTGGACTGACTTTTTCCCGGAGCGGCTGAAGCACGCCCGCCCCATCGGGTTCACGCGCAACCCCCTTCAGCCCGCGATCGCCTCCGACCAACGCCCGCTTCCGCTGGGGGGAGCAACCCCCGACGAGATCACTCCGCGGCTGGAGGTCGCGCTCGAGGGGCGCGTCCGCAGCGTGATCCGCGGCGCGTCTCCCCTGGTGGTCATCGATGGCCGCATCTTCCGGATCGGCGACGAGGTCATGGCCGGCTCACCGCGCGAGCGACTCCTGCCCGAGGCCAAGACCAGGCTGAAACACATCGGCGAGGACCAACTCACGTTCCAGGTCTCCGGCGGCACCTACGAGAACCCGATCCAGTGCGACGTGCGGTACGCCCTGCCCGCCTTCCTCCACAGCCGATGAACGCGCCCTCCACTGTTGTCACGATCACGCCGTGCCCGGCGGCGGAGACCACCCGGCCGCTCGAGGCCGCGGAGGGGTACGCTCTCGGGCCGGAGGAACTGCGCAACGCGTTCGCGGCGCGTCGGCTCTACCCCGCCGCGCTGGCGTCTGCCTCAATCTACGGCGCCGCACTGGAGCTGTATGTCGCCTGGCTTGATCTGGTCCATGCGGCCTTCCGTCCGGGCGACACCCCTTGGCTGCCGGTCGGCACCGCCGGCCCTTTGCTCATCCTCGGTCATCACCACCCCACCACGCCGGGGCCGCTGCCGAGCGGTTGGTTCCAGCCCGTGCTGCTGCGCCGCGGCGACTACGAACGCCACCTGCGCCTCTGCACCCCCTTCGTCCAGAACGCGCCCGCCCCGGATTGGGATGCCGGTACTCTGGTCGCACCGCGCCGGCTGTTCCCCGTGCCCGACGTCCGCCTGGTCCGCCCGACCACGCTGCGCGCGGCGTTGCGCTTCCTGCTCGAGTATTTCCCGCATCGCCCCGCCGACCTGCAGCGTCTCCAGGAGCTGCTCGTCGACTCCGACGAGGTCCCGCTCGACGCGCTGCCGCCCGGTTACCACGGCGCGTGCTGGTTCCTGCTGGAGCATGGCGCCGTCGCCGATCCGACCGTGATCGCCCCGCCGGAGTCCGTGCTGCGTCAGCTCAGCCCCGCGCTCTCCGCGCACACCCGCCCGCTCGCCGCCCATGGTCGTGAACTCTGGGTCGGCGCGGAGCGGCTGCCGCAACCCGCGGCCGAAGACCTGCTCCTCAACGAACTCGGCGACGGCTGGCACGTGCACTTCGTCCTGCTCGACGGCCCACGCGCCATCGAGCGTGCCCCGGGAACGACGCCCTATGCGGCGCCCGGACCGCAACCGGCCGCGGAGCCGCGCGGCGCGGGGCGCGTCCGGGTCAAGATCGAGGATGGGCGGGCCCGGATTCGGTCGGGCGACGCCGCCCGGGAGCCCGGCACGATCCGGCTCAGCCAAAAGGATATTCGCGAGCTTGAGACCTATAACGCCCGCCGACCGGATCGCGATCCGCTCAAGGTGTTTCTCAAGGAGCTGTCCGCCGGGATCCGCCACGGCGCGACCGATCTGCACAT
The Opitutus sp. ER46 genome window above contains:
- a CDS encoding prepilin-type N-terminal cleavage/methylation domain-containing protein, whose protein sequence is MTTRHSRGFTIAEFVVALVLLGVVLGPLLVFVTRIQDLNHAIGRQSRLESWRSFHDQALASGLNPNLAPALAATLNPAVPVVPPLPITQTSVAPAPGFPRLVPIHLMLDPSVAEPRVAGAGFQIGAGAPLPPRDDPTSPLVPIVMPTPVLTPVDGTTVAATSLAAANAGEPRVLQVTATASAEAEVHLVLSQPATATEGPGQAMQSVTAVHLLQRVQGHAWSEYPGRGDAGDRAVGLPDGRTRWLVTTAAGRLQVYEPSPLARFAYRLGLGAPVLKHGGIEVAPGTAVPFDFPAYTAVQQGTHAVTIDFPAATKAAFGDAWPTEAIGFQSTFGPFAGPFSGDLRSFFQPEWITAWSDLVRIAADPVVPEGAVADSAAWTFLRTRTALGVPVLATDADTTGFFAPGSVEFQAPVVADGRAFGRLSFDHGTILSTGTTLAMPVLP
- a CDS encoding ATPase, T2SS/T4P/T4SS family yields the protein MPAFPILELLDQVTRPAGTTDITLKSTGSVAVGRNGALSVTHIPALAATWAESVRAILPARPSDARRGCTTVVRDPNGRRYRITLSPNREGEALSIRPLPRAILSPEELRLPEGLKDYFVQLQGGMFLVGGVTGSGKTWTLASLLKARAAALGGKFITIERPIEFEHEDTATAVFHQREVGTHAVSYAAALEEALQEKPNVLMVQEIRRRDEAETALSAALSGHVVVTSLHAYTAPSTPQRFLGLINPAFEDNGARDALAGCLEGVVLQRLIPGCEGLVPIFEVMYFRNQHGERLTQMERLVRQGNWLGLRQEMEISRRLGMMQWEDSLAERRQQQLIAV